Proteins from a genomic interval of Gordonia sp. SL306:
- a CDS encoding DedA family protein, which produces MHVIADWLVELVESVPSWAVYLVTCAVVYAETSTLILGLILPSEATLLAAGVAAAVGPTSIGALVVAVCVAAVAGDVTGYWIGHTSGHRVKASRAGQRFGEERWKSAEARIDRDGMVAVATGRWIGYVRTLVPPVAGMTRMRPLRFGIADVIGATTWATTVLLVGYFAGAALGATLLLYATAALIVGAGGWYIWRKWRARRSA; this is translated from the coding sequence GTGCACGTAATCGCCGACTGGCTCGTCGAGCTGGTGGAATCGGTGCCGTCGTGGGCGGTGTACCTGGTGACGTGCGCGGTCGTCTACGCCGAGACCTCCACCCTCATCCTGGGGCTGATCCTGCCCAGCGAGGCGACACTGCTGGCGGCAGGCGTCGCCGCGGCCGTCGGACCGACCTCGATCGGCGCCCTCGTGGTGGCGGTCTGCGTGGCCGCCGTCGCGGGCGACGTCACCGGCTACTGGATCGGGCACACCTCCGGGCATCGGGTGAAGGCGTCGCGAGCGGGGCAACGGTTCGGCGAGGAGCGGTGGAAGAGTGCCGAGGCGCGGATCGACCGGGACGGCATGGTCGCGGTCGCCACCGGACGATGGATCGGGTATGTGCGCACCCTCGTGCCACCGGTGGCTGGGATGACCCGGATGCGCCCGCTGCGTTTCGGCATCGCCGACGTCATCGGCGCCACCACCTGGGCGACCACCGTGCTGCTGGTCGGCTACTTCGCCGGCGCCGCGCTCGGCGCGACATTGCTGCTCTACGCCACCGCGGCGCTCATCGTCGGCGCGGGCGGCTGGTACATCTGGCGGAAGTGGCGGGCGCGGCGGTCGGCCTGA
- a CDS encoding SDR family NAD(P)-dependent oxidoreductase, whose amino-acid sequence MDINGASAIVTGGASGIGAAAVRQLAAKGAKVVVADLQADKGEELAKEVGGTFVRVDVTDTAQIEAAVTKATELGPLRALVNSAGIGWAQRTIGKDGEFSSAHDLDAYKKVIAINLIGTFDCIRLAATAMSRNEPLESGERGAVVSMASVAAFDGQIGQASYSSSKGGVVGMTLPVARDLAAVGVRVNTIAPGLIDTPIYGEGEASEAFKAKLGESVLFPHRLGKPDELASMVVELVTNSYMNAEVIRVDGGIRMPPK is encoded by the coding sequence GTGGATATCAATGGAGCAAGTGCAATTGTCACGGGCGGCGCATCCGGTATCGGTGCGGCGGCGGTTCGCCAGCTGGCGGCCAAGGGGGCCAAGGTCGTCGTCGCCGACCTGCAGGCCGACAAGGGCGAGGAGCTGGCCAAGGAAGTCGGGGGCACCTTTGTGCGCGTCGACGTCACCGACACCGCGCAGATCGAGGCGGCCGTCACCAAGGCCACCGAACTCGGCCCGCTGCGGGCCCTGGTGAACTCGGCAGGCATCGGCTGGGCCCAGCGCACCATCGGCAAGGACGGCGAGTTCTCGTCGGCCCACGATCTCGATGCCTACAAGAAGGTCATCGCCATCAACCTGATCGGTACCTTCGACTGCATCCGGCTCGCCGCGACCGCGATGAGCCGCAACGAGCCGCTCGAGTCGGGCGAACGCGGTGCGGTCGTCTCGATGGCCAGTGTCGCGGCCTTCGACGGTCAGATCGGCCAGGCCTCGTACTCGTCGTCGAAGGGCGGCGTCGTCGGCATGACCCTGCCGGTCGCGCGTGATCTCGCCGCGGTGGGCGTGCGCGTCAACACCATCGCCCCCGGCCTGATCGACACCCCGATCTACGGTGAGGGAGAGGCCTCGGAGGCCTTCAAGGCGAAGCTCGGCGAGTCCGTGCTGTTCCCGCATCGTCTCGGCAAGCCGGACGAACTGGCGTCGATGGTCGTCGAGCTGGTCACCAACTCGTACATGAACGCCGAGGTCATCCGCGTCGACGGAGGCATCCGGATGCCACCGAAGTAG
- a CDS encoding MaoC/PaaZ C-terminal domain-containing protein, which produces MAKTITLPSAPGTAEVYSKAVGAMLPVIGKPATVRADATIPDRHYRLENVRVDAERLHAYTRVTGQRFGSTLPVTYPFVLQFPLAMKVMTDNDFPFGAVGSVHVENSIHRLRPIGVDEPLTIDTHAENLREHRKGLLVDMISEVSVGSELVTTQVATFLKQQRTSLSDEPRGPAPKEIAPPPPDAVLSVDLGSIRQYAEASGDRNPIHMGNLTAKAFGFPKAIAHGMWSAAAAIANVEAQLPDDVTYTVRFGKPILLPAKVNLYTRRIDGAGNFDLSILNRRKGYPHLTATTRGA; this is translated from the coding sequence ATGGCCAAGACGATCACGCTCCCGAGCGCGCCGGGCACCGCGGAGGTCTACTCCAAGGCGGTCGGCGCCATGCTGCCGGTCATCGGCAAGCCGGCCACGGTGCGCGCTGACGCCACCATCCCCGACCGGCACTACCGCCTGGAGAACGTCCGCGTGGATGCCGAACGGCTGCACGCCTACACGCGGGTCACCGGGCAACGGTTCGGCTCGACGCTCCCGGTCACGTATCCGTTCGTGCTGCAGTTCCCGCTGGCGATGAAGGTCATGACCGACAACGACTTTCCGTTCGGCGCCGTCGGTTCGGTGCATGTCGAGAACAGCATCCACCGCCTTCGGCCGATCGGCGTCGACGAGCCCCTGACCATCGACACACATGCGGAGAACCTGCGCGAGCACCGCAAGGGCCTGCTGGTCGACATGATCTCGGAGGTCAGCGTCGGTTCGGAACTCGTGACCACCCAGGTGGCGACGTTCCTCAAGCAGCAGCGGACCAGCCTGTCCGACGAACCGCGCGGGCCTGCGCCCAAGGAGATCGCGCCGCCGCCCCCGGACGCGGTGCTGTCCGTGGACCTCGGAAGCATTCGCCAGTACGCCGAGGCGTCCGGTGATCGCAATCCCATCCACATGGGCAACCTGACGGCCAAGGCATTCGGCTTCCCGAAGGCCATTGCACACGGGATGTGGAGTGCCGCAGCGGCAATCGCCAACGTCGAGGCCCAGCTGCCCGACGACGTCACCTACACGGTGCGCTTCGGCAAGCCGATCCTGTTGCCCGCCAAGGTGAATCTCTACACCCGGCGGATCGATGGTGCTGGGAACTTTGATCTGTCGATCCTGAACCGGCGCAAGGGGTATCCGCACCTGACCGCGACCACCCGCGGCGCCTGA
- a CDS encoding type II toxin-antitoxin system VapC family toxin has product MATNADTILLDTSAAIALVRPEQSGHRAVRAAVRGLVLGLSGHAAFETYSVLTRLPPPQRLTASAAARLIKTDFPFECHLAPGTAAQLIESFSAAGISGGAVYDGLVASAAVAAGLPLVSVDRRAEHIYRSLGVQLRML; this is encoded by the coding sequence TTGGCGACCAACGCTGACACGATCCTGCTCGACACGAGCGCGGCTATCGCACTCGTTCGTCCGGAACAGTCCGGGCACCGGGCTGTTCGCGCGGCGGTGCGAGGCCTCGTGCTGGGCCTCAGTGGGCATGCCGCCTTCGAGACCTACTCCGTGCTCACGCGATTACCGCCGCCGCAGCGTCTGACAGCGTCGGCCGCCGCCCGGCTCATCAAGACCGACTTCCCGTTCGAGTGCCATCTGGCTCCGGGAACCGCGGCACAGCTGATCGAATCATTCTCTGCGGCAGGCATATCCGGGGGCGCGGTATACGACGGTCTGGTCGCCTCCGCGGCAGTGGCGGCGGGGCTCCCGTTGGTCAGCGTGGACCGTCGAGCCGAACACATCTATCGGTCTCTCGGGGTGCAGCTCCGCATGCTGTGA
- a CDS encoding acetyltransferase, translating into MIAATEYAIARFGCTVTLCATTESLDFTPPPAWYELDSESAHAAMASRVLLRSTTPTPRFVPNVAVQYFDLGATDVIDLAEIDTGFDIGALDSGTILNHDVRPDGNLSVDEGTYRADGGELRVRRSQLAYLTPVGHSMLSIVTATTAVDDWDSTEFEIRDMEERWIRTTIPTSGVR; encoded by the coding sequence ATGATTGCCGCCACCGAATATGCGATCGCCCGCTTCGGCTGCACGGTGACCTTGTGCGCGACAACGGAATCGCTGGACTTCACGCCTCCGCCCGCCTGGTACGAGCTGGATTCCGAGTCGGCGCACGCCGCGATGGCGAGTCGAGTGCTGTTGCGCTCGACCACTCCGACCCCGAGGTTTGTTCCCAACGTGGCCGTCCAGTACTTCGACCTCGGCGCGACGGACGTGATAGACCTCGCGGAGATCGACACCGGTTTCGACATCGGCGCCCTCGACAGTGGCACGATCCTGAATCATGACGTCCGACCTGACGGAAACCTCAGCGTGGACGAGGGCACCTATCGGGCCGACGGCGGGGAACTACGTGTCCGACGTTCGCAACTCGCCTACCTCACGCCGGTTGGCCACTCCATGTTGTCGATCGTGACGGCCACCACCGCAGTCGACGATTGGGACAGCACGGAATTCGAGATCAGAGACATGGAGGAGCGTTGGATCAGGACGACAATCCCAACAAGTGGCGTCAGATGA
- a CDS encoding VanW family protein, producing the protein MVDFVSTFPTARTAVRIMVGALAVVSVVLATDLLLTKDNTARGAVVAGVPAGHLDRDEAQGVIDGLSARTTEPVWLRTESGTAMVDAEALGLTFDPDATLDRLMEQTKNPFTRLAGMVGMSQTIDPVVHIDRAAFDSTIDEQQPTLEKAAVEGAVRYEGTTPVEVMPIAGERVAHDAAAATLAERWLYGQPIDLPVEDFDPTVSADVVRETAAGPAVRAVAGPLTLKGSDNATVRLAPAQLGSILSFGPDGQGGLKPVINPKKGVALLGPRLAATERKPVDATFSLRTGSPTVVPARDGARVDWTKTFASIAAVTTGADASDERVVEVAYQPLPARLTTDDARKLGVREVVGEFTTSGFTSASGENIRLVADEVDGALILPGKTFSLNTHTGPRGTAQGYVTSTIIDHGHAAKAVGGGISQFATTLYNASYFAGLEDVDHTEHSYYISRYPEAREATVFEGAIDLVFRNNTPHGVYIETNWTPSDVTVRMWSTTTMDVESITGTRHSYTEPPLVKLPKGDDCMASSGSRGFTTSNTRVISDAKSGAEVRRHTRTVKYDPEPKVACV; encoded by the coding sequence ATGGTTGATTTCGTGAGCACGTTTCCGACAGCGCGTACTGCGGTGCGCATCATGGTCGGTGCTCTCGCCGTCGTGAGCGTGGTACTTGCCACGGATCTCCTTCTGACCAAGGACAACACCGCACGCGGCGCTGTCGTGGCCGGTGTGCCCGCGGGCCATCTCGACCGTGACGAGGCCCAGGGGGTCATCGACGGTCTGTCGGCCCGCACCACCGAACCGGTCTGGCTGCGCACGGAGTCGGGCACCGCGATGGTCGACGCCGAGGCCCTCGGACTCACCTTCGACCCCGACGCGACGCTGGACCGGCTGATGGAGCAGACGAAGAACCCGTTCACGCGGCTGGCGGGCATGGTCGGCATGTCTCAGACGATCGACCCCGTCGTGCACATCGATCGGGCGGCCTTCGACAGCACGATCGACGAACAACAACCGACCCTCGAGAAGGCAGCCGTGGAGGGTGCGGTGCGGTATGAGGGCACCACTCCGGTCGAGGTGATGCCCATCGCGGGCGAGCGAGTCGCCCACGATGCCGCTGCCGCCACACTTGCCGAGAGGTGGTTGTACGGGCAGCCGATCGATCTGCCGGTCGAGGATTTCGACCCGACGGTCTCGGCCGACGTGGTCCGCGAAACTGCTGCCGGTCCCGCCGTCCGCGCCGTCGCCGGACCGCTCACGCTCAAGGGCTCCGACAACGCGACCGTGCGCCTCGCGCCCGCACAGCTCGGCTCGATCCTGTCCTTCGGCCCCGACGGCCAGGGCGGGCTGAAGCCGGTCATCAACCCGAAGAAGGGTGTTGCGCTGCTCGGTCCCCGGTTGGCGGCCACCGAACGCAAGCCCGTCGACGCCACGTTCTCGCTGCGCACGGGCAGCCCAACCGTCGTACCGGCCCGTGACGGCGCCCGGGTCGACTGGACGAAGACCTTCGCCTCGATCGCGGCGGTGACGACCGGTGCCGATGCCTCGGACGAACGTGTCGTCGAGGTGGCCTACCAGCCTCTCCCGGCACGTCTGACGACGGACGACGCTCGCAAACTCGGTGTCCGCGAGGTGGTCGGCGAGTTCACGACGTCGGGATTCACCAGCGCATCCGGTGAGAACATCCGCCTCGTCGCCGACGAGGTCGACGGCGCGCTGATCCTGCCGGGCAAGACGTTCTCGCTCAACACCCACACCGGACCCCGCGGGACCGCACAGGGCTACGTGACGTCGACGATCATCGACCACGGTCACGCCGCCAAGGCGGTCGGCGGCGGCATCTCGCAGTTCGCGACGACGCTCTACAACGCGTCGTACTTCGCGGGTCTCGAGGACGTCGACCACACCGAGCACTCCTATTACATCTCCCGCTATCCGGAAGCACGCGAGGCGACCGTCTTCGAGGGGGCGATCGACCTCGTGTTTCGCAACAACACGCCGCACGGGGTCTACATCGAGACGAACTGGACGCCGTCGGACGTGACGGTCCGGATGTGGAGCACCACCACCATGGACGTCGAGTCGATCACCGGCACCCGCCACTCCTACACCGAGCCGCCGCTGGTGAAACTGCCGAAGGGCGACGACTGCATGGCCTCGAGCGGCAGTCGCGGATTCACCACGTCCAACACCCGGGTGATCTCCGACGCGAAGAGCGGCGCGGAGGTGCGCCGGCACACCCGCACCGTCAAATACGATCCGGAACCGAAGGTCGCCTGCGTCTGA
- a CDS encoding DMT family transporter, with the protein MSTGLSILFVASWSSGFIGAKLGASDAPATTLLMWRFVPIALALAVVAAVLARRSPGTRRARHGWAAQVGVGALSQCGYTLTVYWAIGLGVSTGTTALIDGVQPLAVAVLAGPLLGAAVSGRQWIGLLLGATGVAIVTWTDATTSATAAPWWAYLVPLAGMASLVAATFLDRRATTTLTRTESLAVHCTTSAIIFTAICLVTGTATPPAAAGFWLAIAWLIGMSTLGGYGLYWILVDRLGVTSVNALMFLMPPVTTLWGAAMFGEPLTPTTIIGLTVALGATIAVVRPGRRRERRPFRPNVTAEIPAGSRQC; encoded by the coding sequence ATGAGCACCGGCCTCTCTATCCTGTTCGTCGCGTCCTGGTCGTCGGGGTTCATCGGGGCCAAGCTCGGAGCGTCCGACGCTCCGGCGACCACGCTGCTGATGTGGCGCTTCGTGCCCATCGCCCTGGCCCTCGCCGTTGTCGCCGCAGTCCTCGCACGCCGCTCACCCGGCACCCGCCGGGCGCGGCACGGCTGGGCGGCCCAGGTCGGCGTCGGGGCGCTGTCGCAGTGCGGATACACCCTGACCGTGTACTGGGCGATCGGACTCGGCGTCAGCACCGGGACCACCGCGCTGATCGACGGCGTGCAACCGCTGGCAGTGGCCGTGCTGGCCGGACCACTCCTCGGCGCCGCCGTGAGCGGCCGGCAGTGGATCGGACTCCTGCTCGGCGCCACCGGAGTGGCGATCGTGACGTGGACAGATGCCACCACGTCGGCCACGGCCGCACCCTGGTGGGCCTATCTGGTCCCCCTCGCCGGGATGGCAAGCCTGGTCGCGGCCACCTTTCTGGATCGACGCGCGACCACCACGCTGACCCGTACCGAGTCGCTCGCGGTCCACTGCACCACCTCGGCGATCATCTTCACCGCTATCTGCCTGGTCACCGGCACCGCGACGCCGCCGGCCGCCGCGGGATTCTGGCTGGCGATCGCGTGGCTCATCGGGATGTCGACGCTCGGCGGATACGGCCTCTACTGGATCCTGGTGGACCGACTCGGCGTCACCTCGGTCAACGCGCTGATGTTCCTCATGCCGCCGGTCACCACCCTCTGGGGCGCGGCGATGTTCGGCGAACCCCTCACGCCGACGACGATCATCGGACTCACCGTCGCCCTGGGTGCCACGATCGCCGTCGTTCGCCCCGGCCGACGACGCGAACGCCGTCCGTTTCGTCCGAACGTCACGGCCGAAATCCCTGCTGGCAGCCGTCAGTGCTGA
- a CDS encoding acetyl-CoA C-acetyltransferase, producing the protein MAQAPKTRSTRPVAILGGNRIPFARQDKAYAKVSNQEMFTAALDGLVSRFNLQGEQLGMVAGGAVLKHSRDFNLIRECVLGSALSPYTPAFDIQQACGTGLQAIVAVGDGIASGRYDVAVGGGVDTTSDAPIGVSESMRRQMLEVNRARSVKDQALAALKLLPKLGIEIPRNGEPRTGMSMGEHAAITAKEFGVKRADQDALAAASHQNMAAAYDSGFFDDLITPFLGLTRDQNLRGDSTAEKLAKLKPVFGVSLGDATMTAGNSTPLTDGASTVLLSSDEWADAKGLPVQAYLVDSESAAVDYVNGPDGLLMAPTYAVPRLLERNGLTLQDFDFYEIHEAFASVVLATLAAWESDEYCKERLGLDNALGAIDRTKLNVHGSSLAAGHPFAATGGRIIAQAAKTIKENGGGRALISICAAGGQGVTAIVEG; encoded by the coding sequence GTGGCTCAAGCACCCAAGACCCGCAGCACGCGTCCGGTCGCGATCCTCGGCGGCAACCGGATTCCGTTCGCCCGCCAGGACAAGGCCTATGCAAAGGTCAGCAACCAAGAGATGTTCACCGCAGCCCTCGACGGGCTGGTGAGCCGCTTCAACCTGCAGGGCGAGCAGCTCGGCATGGTCGCCGGCGGCGCGGTGCTCAAGCATTCGCGTGACTTCAACCTCATCCGTGAGTGCGTGCTCGGCTCGGCGCTCTCGCCGTACACCCCGGCCTTCGACATCCAGCAGGCGTGCGGCACCGGCCTGCAGGCGATCGTCGCCGTCGGCGACGGCATCGCGTCCGGTCGCTACGACGTCGCGGTCGGTGGCGGTGTGGACACCACCTCGGACGCGCCGATCGGTGTCTCGGAGTCGATGCGTCGTCAGATGCTCGAGGTCAACCGGGCCCGCAGCGTCAAGGACCAGGCCCTCGCCGCCCTGAAGCTGCTCCCGAAACTGGGCATCGAGATCCCGCGCAACGGCGAGCCGCGCACCGGGATGTCGATGGGTGAGCACGCCGCCATCACCGCCAAGGAGTTCGGCGTCAAGCGTGCCGATCAGGACGCGCTGGCCGCGGCCAGTCACCAGAACATGGCCGCCGCCTACGACAGCGGCTTCTTCGACGACCTGATCACGCCGTTCCTGGGTCTCACCCGGGACCAGAATCTGCGTGGCGACTCCACCGCGGAGAAGCTCGCCAAGCTCAAGCCGGTGTTCGGGGTCTCGCTGGGCGACGCGACGATGACCGCAGGCAACTCCACCCCGCTCACCGACGGTGCCTCGACGGTGCTGTTGTCGAGCGACGAGTGGGCCGACGCGAAGGGTCTGCCGGTGCAGGCCTATCTGGTGGACAGCGAGAGCGCGGCCGTCGACTATGTCAACGGGCCCGACGGTCTGCTGATGGCACCGACCTACGCGGTGCCGCGTCTGCTCGAGCGCAACGGACTCACCCTCCAGGACTTCGACTTCTACGAGATCCACGAGGCATTCGCCTCGGTGGTGCTCGCCACCCTGGCCGCGTGGGAATCCGACGAGTACTGCAAGGAGCGCCTTGGCCTCGACAACGCGCTCGGTGCGATCGACCGCACCAAGCTCAACGTGCACGGATCGTCGCTTGCCGCGGGCCACCCGTTCGCGGCCACCGGCGGCCGGATCATCGCGCAGGCGGCCAAGACGATCAAGGAGAACGGTGGCGGTCGTGCGCTGATCTCGATCTGTGCGGCCGGCGGTCAGGGCGTCACCGCGATCGTCGAGGGGTAG
- a CDS encoding AbrB/MazE/SpoVT family DNA-binding domain-containing protein encodes MKTTIDRSGRIVVPKELRDRVGLVPGEVEITVSGSGLVLEPVATDELLADDDGLLILPAGGAELSSDDIRELRLGDQR; translated from the coding sequence ATGAAGACCACCATTGATCGGTCGGGGCGGATCGTCGTTCCCAAAGAGCTGCGCGACCGCGTGGGGCTCGTGCCCGGAGAGGTGGAGATCACCGTGTCGGGGAGCGGCCTCGTCCTCGAGCCCGTGGCGACCGACGAGTTACTGGCCGACGACGACGGTCTGCTGATCCTGCCTGCCGGTGGTGCCGAATTGTCGAGCGACGACATCCGTGAGTTGCGCCTTGGCGACCAACGCTGA
- a CDS encoding 3-oxoacyl-ACP reductase, translating to MAATGLYSNFVHSAPGSFIAKQAGLPVPPTLRRYKPSEPALPGPVLLGGAGRVVEPLREILTSPDYDVIQNATTGRSADKYGALVFDATGITSPAELRELFEFFAPNMRSLAPSARFLVIGTTPELISDPNEHVAQRALEGFTRSVGKELQKGATVQLVYVSPDAKTGLTGLESTVRFVLSAKSAFVDAQVIRVGADDAKAPADWDKPLAGKVAVVTGAARGIGATIAEVLARDGAHVIAADVPQAGEALSETANKIKGTAFPLDVTADDAGTKLADHALERHGGIDIIVNNAGITRDKLLANMDASRWDSVIGVNLIAPQRLVNDLLEKGALREGGSVVDVSSIAGIAGNRGQTNYGASKAGVIGLVDTYAPILAEKGITINAVAPGFIETKMTAAIPVATREAGRLMSSLQQGGQTVDVAETVAYFASPASSAITGNVVRVCGQGFLGA from the coding sequence GTGGCAGCCACTGGCCTGTACTCGAATTTCGTCCACTCCGCCCCCGGTTCGTTCATCGCCAAGCAGGCGGGCCTGCCGGTCCCACCCACCCTGCGTCGGTACAAGCCGTCCGAACCCGCCCTGCCGGGCCCCGTGCTGCTCGGCGGCGCCGGCCGCGTGGTGGAGCCGCTGCGCGAGATCCTCACCTCGCCCGACTACGACGTGATCCAGAACGCCACCACCGGCCGCAGCGCCGACAAGTACGGCGCCCTGGTCTTCGACGCAACCGGGATCACCTCGCCGGCAGAGCTGCGTGAGCTGTTCGAGTTCTTCGCGCCGAACATGCGCTCACTCGCGCCGTCGGCGCGCTTCCTGGTCATCGGCACCACGCCCGAGCTGATCAGCGATCCGAACGAGCACGTCGCGCAGCGCGCACTCGAGGGCTTCACCCGCTCGGTGGGCAAGGAACTGCAGAAGGGCGCGACGGTCCAGCTGGTCTACGTCTCCCCCGACGCCAAGACCGGGCTGACCGGGCTGGAGTCGACCGTCCGCTTCGTGCTCTCCGCGAAGTCGGCATTCGTGGACGCGCAGGTCATCCGGGTCGGCGCCGACGATGCGAAGGCCCCAGCCGACTGGGACAAGCCGCTGGCCGGCAAGGTCGCCGTGGTGACCGGTGCCGCCCGCGGCATCGGCGCCACCATCGCCGAGGTGCTGGCCCGCGACGGCGCCCACGTGATCGCCGCCGACGTCCCGCAGGCAGGCGAGGCCCTGTCGGAGACCGCGAACAAGATCAAGGGCACCGCCTTCCCGCTCGACGTCACCGCCGACGACGCCGGCACCAAGCTCGCCGACCACGCACTCGAGCGTCATGGCGGCATCGACATCATCGTCAACAACGCCGGCATCACCCGCGACAAGCTGCTCGCCAACATGGACGCATCGCGCTGGGACTCGGTCATCGGAGTCAATCTGATCGCACCGCAGCGGTTGGTCAACGACCTGCTGGAGAAGGGCGCGCTGCGTGAGGGCGGTTCCGTCGTCGACGTGTCGTCCATCGCGGGCATCGCAGGCAACCGCGGTCAGACCAACTACGGCGCGTCCAAGGCGGGTGTGATCGGGCTGGTCGACACGTATGCGCCGATCCTCGCGGAGAAGGGCATCACCATCAACGCGGTGGCCCCCGGCTTCATCGAGACCAAGATGACCGCGGCCATCCCGGTGGCCACGCGGGAGGCCGGGCGCCTGATGAGCTCGCTGCAGCAGGGCGGCCAGACCGTCGACGTCGCGGAGACCGTGGCCTACTTCGCGAGCCCGGCGTCGAGCGCCATCACCGGCAACGTGGTCCGCGTGTGCGGCCAGGGATTCCTGGGTGCGTGA
- a CDS encoding acyl-CoA dehydrogenase: protein MGHYKSNMRDLHFNLFEMFDLDKVLEEGDFGDLDHETAVDMLREVKTLAEGPIAESFTEADRNPPVFDPETHSVAIPEGFTKSYNALVEGGWDKIGIDEELGGLPAPRSLYWAIGEMILGANPPVFMYAAGSGFANIFFDNGTEEQKKWAAICSERGWGATMVLTEPDAGSDVGAARTKAVKQEDGTWHIDGVKRFITSADQDMTENIFHLVLARPEGAKPGTKGLSLFFVPKFHFDHETGELGERNGVFVTNVEHKMGIKASATCELSFGQHGTPAVGWLVGEVHDGIAQMFDVIEHARMMVGTKAISTLSTGYLNALDYAKERVQGADLTQMTDKTAPRVTITHHPDVRRSLMTQKAYAEGLRAIYLYTASHQDPVAAQIVSGADAEMAHKVNDLLLPIVKGVGSERAYGTLGHESLQTLGGSGFLQDYPIEQYIRDSKIDSLYEGTTAIQAQDFFFRKIIRDKGQALAHVSGEIQKFLDAEGGNGRLKSERALLKTAVDDVQAMAASLTGYLMNAQENPQELYKVGLGSVRFLLSVGDLLIGWLLLRQAEVALSALDAGASDDDKSFYEGKVAVASFFAKSMLPLLTAVRGTVENIDADIMEIDEAVF, encoded by the coding sequence ATGGGCCATTACAAGAGCAACATGCGCGACCTCCACTTCAACCTGTTCGAGATGTTCGACCTCGACAAGGTGCTCGAAGAGGGCGACTTCGGCGATCTCGACCACGAGACGGCCGTCGACATGCTTCGCGAGGTCAAGACACTGGCCGAGGGCCCGATCGCCGAGTCGTTCACCGAGGCCGACCGGAACCCGCCGGTATTCGACCCGGAGACGCACAGCGTCGCGATCCCCGAGGGATTCACGAAGTCCTACAACGCCCTCGTCGAGGGTGGCTGGGACAAGATCGGCATCGATGAGGAACTCGGCGGCCTGCCAGCGCCGCGGTCGCTCTACTGGGCCATCGGCGAGATGATCCTCGGCGCCAACCCGCCTGTCTTCATGTACGCGGCGGGCTCGGGCTTTGCGAACATCTTCTTCGACAACGGCACCGAGGAGCAGAAGAAGTGGGCCGCCATCTGCTCCGAACGTGGCTGGGGCGCAACGATGGTGCTCACCGAGCCGGATGCAGGCTCCGACGTCGGCGCGGCCCGCACCAAGGCCGTCAAGCAGGAAGACGGCACCTGGCACATCGACGGTGTGAAGCGATTCATCACCTCCGCTGACCAGGACATGACCGAGAACATCTTCCACCTGGTGCTCGCGCGTCCCGAGGGCGCAAAGCCGGGCACCAAGGGCCTCTCACTCTTCTTCGTGCCGAAGTTCCACTTCGACCACGAGACCGGCGAATTGGGCGAGCGCAACGGCGTTTTCGTGACCAACGTCGAGCACAAGATGGGCATCAAGGCCTCGGCCACCTGTGAGCTCAGCTTCGGCCAGCACGGCACGCCGGCCGTGGGCTGGCTCGTCGGCGAGGTGCACGACGGCATCGCGCAGATGTTCGATGTCATCGAGCACGCGCGGATGATGGTGGGCACCAAGGCCATCTCCACCCTGTCGACCGGGTACCTCAACGCTCTGGACTACGCCAAGGAGCGTGTGCAGGGCGCCGACCTGACCCAGATGACCGACAAGACCGCGCCGCGCGTCACCATCACGCACCACCCGGACGTGCGTCGTTCGCTGATGACCCAGAAGGCCTACGCCGAGGGTCTGCGCGCGATCTACCTCTACACGGCATCACATCAGGATCCCGTTGCCGCTCAGATCGTCTCGGGCGCGGATGCCGAGATGGCGCACAAGGTCAACGACCTGCTGCTGCCGATCGTCAAGGGCGTCGGCTCCGAGCGCGCCTACGGCACCCTCGGCCACGAGTCGCTGCAGACCCTCGGCGGTTCCGGCTTCCTGCAGGACTACCCGATCGAGCAGTACATCCGTGACTCGAAGATCGACTCGCTCTACGAGGGCACCACGGCCATCCAGGCGCAGGACTTCTTCTTCCGCAAGATCATCCGCGACAAGGGCCAGGCCCTCGCGCACGTCTCGGGAGAGATCCAGAAGTTCCTCGATGCCGAGGGTGGCAACGGTCGCCTGAAGTCCGAGCGGGCGCTGCTCAAGACCGCCGTCGACGACGTGCAGGCCATGGCCGCGAGCCTCACCGGCTACCTGATGAACGCCCAGGAGAACCCGCAGGAGCTCTACAAGGTGGGCCTCGGCTCGGTGCGTTTCCTGCTGTCGGTGGGCGACCTCCTCATCGGCTGGCTGCTGCTGCGTCAGGCCGAGGTGGCACTCTCCGCTCTCGACGCCGGCGCCTCGGACGACGACAAGTCCTTCTACGAGGGCAAGGTCGCGGTCGCCAGCTTCTTCGCGAAGTCCATGCTCCCGCTGCTGACCGCCGTGCGCGGCACCGTCGAGAACATCGACGCGGACATCATGGAGATCGACGAAGCGGTCTTCTGA